From Quercus lobata isolate SW786 chromosome 11, ValleyOak3.0 Primary Assembly, whole genome shotgun sequence:
CGCGCATTTGACCCATGTCTCGCTCCACGTCCTCTCGCAATCGCTGCATGTCCTCTCGCAATTGACCCACGTCTTCATGTAAACAAAGCGTGGCACGCTGCACGCCCTCCATCAACATAACCAATCTAGCAGCCTCCTCTACTCGGGAACGATGCGCGTCCTCCACCAACATAACCAATCTAGCAGCCTCCTCTACTCGGGAACGATGCGTGTCTTCCATCAACATAACCAATCTAGCAGCATCCTCTACTCGAGAACGATTCTTTCGTTTGTTTTGTGTATTAGCAATAGCAGGATCTTCTTTaggcactataaaaaaaataaattaactaattagtaaaataaattaaattatagacTTGACTGTTCAAattgaaacacaaaatttcaGAATTATATACCTTCATAGGCTTGATTGTTCCCTATATCAAAAGATATGCTGCTTCCCTCATCAAATTCCTTCGGGTCCTGAAACCTGCAAACGCAaacatacataaaaatatgCGGTTTAGTTTTATGTGAAGTTAGTTTTCTAGACTTTCTAACACAAACCAACCAAATGGTATAAGAGATGGAGGGCAAACGTCTGCATGATTCACTGTCACTGTTGGGGAAGACAATAATATACAGCCCTGTGGAAGGAGTTTTATATAGTTACCTTTGTCCACGAACGGGAGTTTATATGGTTGGCTACTATAGAGACTAGGGGATAGACTCTTACTTGCTCCCAAATCTACTGCTTTTTGATCCTAATAGATCCTTCTTTTTCAAGCCATAGTAGCCAATCTCAACCCTAAAGCAGCCCATCACAAACTAAAACTAATATCTTGTAAATAATTATTAGTCTATATATCACGTGgcataatttataatattcttcattaaaaaaaattaaataaataatagaagaagaggaagaatgaaGGATTACTCACATGgcataatttataatattcttcaataatttaaaaaaaaaaaaatagaagaagaggaagaatgaaGGATTTACTCACATTGTTGTGTACTCATGTGgcataatttataatattcttcattaaaaaaaaataaaaaaaaaaaaatagaagaagaggaagaatgaaGGATTACTCACATTGTTATGGTTTTCTTGGTAGCAATAGCGCAAACtgaaaattatgattttcttGGTAGTGATAGCGCAAACTATGAAAATTATAGAGATGACTTCCTTGGTAAGAGATTAGGAGTCTATAGTCTAAACCCACTAAGAGAGAATTTTGTGGGAGAGATGTGTGTGTGGATTTTCTCTTTATAGAGAAACGAATAGGATTTCTGTCGAGAGGGAGAGACGTGAGGGGGAGAGACGTGTGTGAATATAGACAAATAGAATTCTGAATTTTTTGATAGATGATAGAGTTTTTATGTAACTTAAAGATTATCCATAAATCaatttgatttgagaaaatatatctaaagaattaaatttgataagataaaattaattaaacttttGTGTCTATCTACAGAATTGATAAAGCCGTGGAGGA
This genomic window contains:
- the LOC115966263 gene encoding uncharacterized protein LOC115966263, which gives rise to MFQDPKEFDEGSSISFDIGNNQAYEVPKEDPAIANTQNKRKNRSRVEDAARLVMLMEDTHRSRVEEAARLVMLVEDAHRSRVEEAARLVMLMEGVQRATLCLHEDVGQLREDMQRLREDVERDMGQMREDMDRLRENVQRDMGRLRGNVNRGLRTMTWLS